In Mixophyes fleayi isolate aMixFle1 chromosome 4, aMixFle1.hap1, whole genome shotgun sequence, the following proteins share a genomic window:
- the LOC142149700 gene encoding T-complex protein 1 subunit theta-like, translated as MAVHVPNPAVLLEAKRSGTRVFSGLEECALRHAPALAKLADCLRSCYGPAGNLKLLVTRLGNPLVSGNALTILSELEIEHPAGILVRQGCQTQAQECGDGTTTVLLLAGALMSEAEILLRAGMPASELCFGYRLACTHACQHLVAQSFYPWAADEKHPIHHEMTSVDELSAKSLHHPFSSARPGWLSSNLSKDKLPGHPLPFGAQREDHLLRYTLAYAASTALTSPLLKGTTFNDLVGQACSVPLGEDPESLQVLGFPGGNLDNSWIVKGAVLPLEPLGTTTRVESTRLALYMCPFGEQKTGGTGTFLIEQARALVELGAGKEQVEKCRVEALCQAGVTVLAVAGSVSELALHFCNQAGILVVKLERRSQARQLVLATGAQVLTTDQRAPECEEMGHCQRVYPTEIGEQQVLVFESGPQVNRGQITVVVRAATPHVVEASKEVIRAAVQCYRALREEPKMVVGAGSAEMELSVHLERLGQHHPGLEQQGLLAFSRAMASLPRTLAHNWGLDEMKAMGELRVRHERGETDMGIGEDGVGPTKVLDPLIVKRRALELATDVAVTLIGCGEVIVAKKSGGPKFRKENRNWDLEPDLID; from the coding sequence AGGAAACCTCAAGTTGCTGGTCACTAGACTGGGCAATCCCTTGGTCAGTGGAAATGCCCTGACTATACTTTCCGAGCTGGAGATAGAGCATCCCGCTGGGATTCTGGTCCGCCAGGGCTGTCAAACCCAAGCCCAGGAATGCGGGGATGGCACCACTACTGTGCTACTGCTAGCCGGGGCACTCATGTCTGAGGCTGAGATCCTGCTAAGAGCTGGTATGCCAGCATCTGAGCTATGCTTTGGATATAGGCTAGCATGTACCCATGCCTGCCAGCACTTAGTGGCACAAAGCTTCTATCCGTGGGCAGCAGATGAGAAGCATCCTATCCATCATGAGATGACATCTGTTGATGAATTATCAGCCAAATCCCTTCACCATCCTTTTTCATCAGCACGTCCTGGATGGTTGTCATCAAATCTCTCCAAAGATAAACTTCCGGGCCACCCACTGCCATTTGGAGCCCAACGTGAAGATCACCTACTGAGATACACATTGGCATATGCTGCCTCCACAGCACTGACATCTCCTCTATTGAAGGGCACGACATTTAATGATCTGGTGGGACAGGCATGCTCAGTACCATTAGGTGAAGATCCTGAGTCTCTTCAGGTGTTGGGTTTCCCTGGAGGTAATCTGGATAATTCCTGGATAGTGAAAGGGGCTGTATTGCCACTGGAGCCCTTAGGGACAACTACAAGGGTGGAGAGTACGAGACTAGCACTATACATGTGCCCATTTGGTGAACAGAAGACAGGAGGAACTGGTACCTTCTTGATTGAGCAGGCACGTGCACTGGTAGAACTGGGAGCTGGCAAAGAGCAAGTGGAGAAATGTAGGGTTGAGGCACTGTGCCAAGCTGGAGTAACGGTGTTGGCAGTTGCAGGGTCAGTAAGCGAGCTGGCACTTCACTTCTGCAATCAGGCTGGCATCTTAGTGGTAAAGCTGGAAAGGCGTAGTCAGGCACGTCAGTTGGTGCTGGCAACCGGAGCTCAGGTTCTCACCACAGACCAACGAGCCCCTGAGTGTGAAGAGATGGGACATTGCCAAAGAGTTTACCCAACTGAAATTGGAGAACAACAAGTGCTAGTGTTTGAATCAGGCCCCCAAGTGAATAGGGGCCAAATTACAGTGGTGGTGAGGGCAGCTACTCCACATGTGGTGGAGGCGTCTAAAGAAGTAATACGAGCAGCAGTTCAGTGCTACAGAGCTCTGAGAGAGGAACCGAAGATGGTGGTTGGAGCCGGATCTGCTGAGATGGAGCTCAGTGTACATCTGGAGAGGCTTGGCCAACATCATCCAGGTCTAGAACAACAAGGGTTATTGGCCTTCTCCCGGGCTATGGCATCTCTTCCCCGCACACTGGCTCATAACTGGGGTCTAGATGAGATGAAGGCAATGGGGGAACTGAGAGTTAGGCACgagagaggagagacagacaTGGGGATAGGAGAAGATGGGGTAGGACCAACTAAAGTGCTGGACCCACTCATAGTAAAGAGAAGAGCCCTGGAGCTGGCCACGGATGTAGCAGTTACTCTCATCGGCTGTGGAGAGGTGATAGTAGCAAAGAAGAGTGGAGGACCAAAGTTCCGAAAAGAGAACCGAAATTGGGACCTAGAGCCTGACCTCATAGACTGA